Proteins encoded together in one Pseudomonas asiatica window:
- the lptM gene encoding LPS translocon maturation chaperone LptM — protein sequence MKRLISSLAALVAVACLVSACGQKGPLYLPEDGKDGKASHKSHQYQPKAKPAPTQEQQPELQSEPEQSPAQ from the coding sequence ATGAAGCGCCTGATTTCCTCCCTCGCGGCGCTGGTCGCTGTTGCCTGCCTCGTTTCGGCCTGCGGCCAGAAAGGCCCGCTGTACCTGCCTGAAGACGGCAAGGACGGCAAGGCCAGCCACAAGTCGCACCAGTACCAGCCAAAAGCCAAGCCGGCCCCGACGCAGGAGCAGCAACCCGAGCTGCAGTCCGAGCCCGAGCAGTCGCCAGCGCAGTAA
- the cyaY gene encoding iron donor protein CyaY, whose protein sequence is MSLSEARFHDLVDATQQALEDLFDESGLDLDMENSAGVLTIKFDNGSTLIFSRQEPLRQLWLADRSGGFHFDYDEESGKWVCEKSEELLGEMLERIVWERAGEKLDFDEI, encoded by the coding sequence ATGAGTTTGAGTGAAGCGCGTTTCCATGATCTGGTCGACGCGACCCAACAGGCCCTGGAAGACCTGTTCGACGAGAGCGGCCTGGATCTGGACATGGAGAACTCCGCTGGTGTCCTGACCATCAAGTTCGACAATGGCAGCACGCTGATCTTCAGCCGCCAGGAGCCGCTGCGCCAGCTGTGGCTGGCCGACCGTTCCGGCGGTTTCCACTTCGACTACGACGAAGAAAGCGGCAAGTGGGTGTGCGAGAAGAGCGAGGAGCTGCTGGGCGAAATGCTCGAGCGCATCGTCTGGGAGCGGGCCGGCGAGAAGCTGGACTTCGACGAGATCTGA
- a CDS encoding DUF1289 domain-containing protein, translated as MSSTQARPPKPLYSNVSPAVPSPCISVCRLDEQRVCTGCHRHVEHIREWRSADDERRRQICREAQALRDQAKAH; from the coding sequence ATGAGCAGTACCCAGGCCCGGCCGCCCAAACCGCTCTACAGCAACGTCAGCCCCGCCGTGCCGTCGCCGTGCATCAGCGTTTGCCGGCTGGACGAACAGCGGGTGTGCACAGGTTGCCACCGGCATGTCGAGCATATCCGTGAATGGCGTTCGGCCGATGACGAACGGCGCCGGCAGATTTGCCGCGAGGCCCAGGCCCTGCGCGACCAGGCTAAGGCACACTGA
- the rnk gene encoding nucleoside diphosphate kinase regulator, with amino-acid sequence MSTKPSLILTRLDVQRLERLIDSLDESTPGVLALQGELDRAEQVVGHEEVPAGVVTMNSRVHCREEASGKDYHLTLVYPKDAGPEGKVSILAPIGCALLGLSVGAQIDWPAPGGKTLKLKLLEVEYQPEAAGDFDL; translated from the coding sequence ATGAGCACCAAGCCTTCCCTCATCCTCACCCGATTGGACGTACAACGTCTGGAGCGTCTGATCGACAGCCTCGACGAGAGTACGCCGGGTGTGCTCGCCCTGCAGGGCGAGCTGGACCGCGCCGAGCAGGTGGTCGGTCACGAGGAAGTACCGGCTGGCGTGGTGACCATGAACTCGCGTGTGCACTGCCGTGAGGAAGCCAGCGGCAAGGACTACCACCTGACCCTGGTATACCCGAAGGATGCCGGGCCGGAAGGCAAGGTCTCGATCCTGGCGCCGATCGGTTGCGCCTTGCTGGGGTTGTCGGTGGGCGCGCAGATCGACTGGCCGGCGCCGGGGGGCAAGACCCTCAAGCTGAAGCTGCTGGAAGTGGAATACCAGCCGGAAGCGGCGGGCGATTTCGACCTGTAA
- a CDS encoding class I adenylate cyclase, with amino-acid sequence MNHPHEIRPDLDEGIDRKVLATLRTRFLRLNQGRLQRALEGLSTRQQQVLTLLPLLFHVNHPLLPGYVSGSTPAGVSGYEPSAELVVEAQRLARSFTYKARHGNPPWPIHGLFLMGSLGSLAQAEQSDMDLWVCHAPGLADELLDELRRKCQLLEAWAESLGAEAHFFLIDTQGFAQGQREGQLGSDDCGTTQHYLLLDEFYRTTIWLAGRTPLWWLVPVYQEHDYHTYTQTLLSKRFIRSQDALDLGNLAHIPPGEFVGAGLWQLFKGIDSPYKSLLKLLLTEAYASEHPTVRCLSLDYKQAVFANQLDLDELDPYVMVYRRIERYLLQRGEHARLELVRRSLYLKVNKKLSDPTRANGWQRRLLQRLADEWGWDERQLALLDSRNQWKVQQVAIERRELVAELNHSYRFLSQFARTQNASSRADQRDLNVLGRRLYAAFERRAGKVEVINPGIAPDLAEGTLTLVQAPNRKEPGSHHWELYTGNLSPHEVDHFSPLKRCRELLELLTWAYRNGVIDSSTRLALHPGVSDLSEFELFNLIGCLQQSIPLPLPTVSEVRLLQPSVADEVLLLVNVAIDPLRHHRDLNILMTTERTDSLSYAGVRENLVLTLDQVILNSWNEVLVQRYDGEHALVRCLRDFLNSPVPRGHRPKVRVRCFCQSRAQAIGQRVEEIFDTVQLLLDQGLNHRYLLQVAQHTHVLELMPGHVGLTTLAEHEALLNHLGEERSAYSPLYLDANALQDHDLHLVLEQGRPFCIQVFYRLQGGWAELYVLDEYNALWQQRLPLHDEAHLLLPLQRFLRSVVMRRDARLPLDTQRAASLDIHYAQLLPSGPGKARSIEPRQAPAEGSDQPYYEVQAIIQAGVAGAAHVTLYCDQQEFSELEHGEQLYAVVARQIIGQRRGAGQYRCYITDLDLSELLDDQLGSTQLYLRYKRELEQALNEGLEQVLAQEA; translated from the coding sequence ATGAACCACCCCCACGAAATCCGCCCCGACCTGGACGAAGGCATCGACCGCAAGGTCCTGGCGACATTGCGTACGCGCTTCCTGCGACTCAACCAAGGCCGGCTGCAGCGGGCCCTGGAGGGCCTGTCGACGCGCCAGCAACAGGTGCTGACACTGCTGCCGCTGCTGTTTCATGTGAACCACCCGTTGCTGCCGGGCTATGTCTCCGGCAGCACCCCCGCCGGCGTATCGGGCTACGAGCCAAGCGCCGAGCTGGTAGTCGAGGCCCAGCGCCTGGCCCGCTCGTTCACCTACAAGGCCCGCCATGGCAACCCACCGTGGCCGATCCACGGCCTGTTCCTGATGGGCAGCCTGGGCTCACTGGCCCAGGCCGAGCAAAGCGACATGGACCTGTGGGTTTGCCACGCCCCGGGCCTGGCCGATGAGCTGCTGGACGAACTGCGCCGCAAATGCCAGCTGCTAGAGGCATGGGCGGAAAGCCTGGGTGCCGAGGCGCACTTCTTCCTGATCGACACGCAAGGTTTCGCCCAAGGCCAGCGCGAAGGCCAGCTCGGCTCCGACGATTGCGGCACCACCCAGCACTATCTGCTGCTGGACGAGTTCTACCGCACCACTATCTGGCTGGCCGGGCGCACGCCACTGTGGTGGCTGGTGCCGGTCTACCAGGAACACGATTACCACACCTATACCCAGACCCTGCTGTCCAAGCGTTTCATCCGCAGCCAGGACGCCCTCGATCTCGGCAACCTGGCGCACATCCCGCCCGGCGAGTTCGTCGGCGCCGGCTTGTGGCAGCTGTTCAAAGGCATCGACTCGCCCTACAAGTCGCTGCTCAAGCTGCTGCTGACCGAGGCCTATGCCAGCGAGCACCCCACCGTTCGCTGCCTGAGCCTGGACTACAAGCAGGCAGTGTTCGCCAACCAGCTAGACCTCGACGAGCTGGACCCCTACGTGATGGTGTACCGGCGCATCGAGCGCTACCTGCTGCAGCGTGGCGAACACGCGCGCCTGGAGCTGGTGCGGCGCAGCCTGTACCTGAAGGTGAACAAGAAACTCAGCGACCCGACCCGGGCCAATGGCTGGCAACGCCGGCTGTTGCAGCGCCTGGCCGACGAATGGGGTTGGGACGAGCGCCAGCTGGCCCTGCTGGACAGTCGCAATCAATGGAAGGTGCAGCAGGTTGCCATCGAGCGCCGTGAACTGGTGGCCGAACTGAACCATAGCTACCGATTTCTCAGCCAGTTCGCTCGCACCCAGAACGCCAGCAGCCGCGCCGACCAACGCGATCTCAATGTGCTGGGCCGGCGCCTTTACGCCGCCTTCGAGCGCCGCGCCGGCAAGGTCGAAGTCATCAACCCCGGTATCGCCCCGGACCTGGCCGAAGGCACCCTGACCCTGGTACAAGCGCCTAATCGCAAGGAGCCCGGCAGCCATCACTGGGAGCTGTACACCGGCAACCTGAGCCCCCATGAGGTGGACCACTTCAGCCCGCTCAAGCGCTGCCGCGAGCTGCTCGAGTTGCTGACCTGGGCTTATCGCAACGGGGTGATCGACAGCAGCACGCGCCTGGCGCTGCACCCGGGTGTCAGCGACCTCAGCGAATTCGAGCTGTTCAACCTGATCGGCTGCCTGCAGCAAAGCATTCCCCTGCCCTTGCCGACCGTCAGCGAGGTGCGCTTGTTGCAGCCGAGCGTTGCCGACGAGGTGCTGTTGCTGGTCAACGTCGCCATCGACCCGCTGCGCCACCACCGCGACCTGAACATCCTGATGACCACCGAGCGCACCGACTCTTTGAGCTACGCAGGCGTGCGCGAAAACCTGGTCCTGACCCTGGACCAGGTCATCCTCAACAGCTGGAACGAAGTACTGGTCCAGCGCTATGACGGCGAGCACGCACTGGTGCGCTGCCTGCGCGACTTCCTCAACAGCCCCGTGCCGCGCGGACACCGGCCGAAGGTGCGGGTGCGTTGCTTCTGCCAGAGCCGCGCCCAGGCCATAGGCCAACGCGTGGAGGAAATATTCGACACCGTACAACTGCTGCTGGACCAGGGCCTGAACCACCGCTACCTGCTGCAGGTGGCCCAGCACACCCATGTGCTGGAGCTGATGCCCGGGCATGTCGGCCTCACCACCTTGGCCGAGCATGAGGCACTGCTGAACCACCTGGGCGAAGAACGCAGCGCCTACAGCCCACTGTACCTGGATGCCAACGCCCTGCAGGACCACGACCTGCACCTGGTGCTGGAGCAAGGCCGGCCTTTCTGCATCCAGGTGTTCTACCGCCTGCAGGGTGGCTGGGCCGAGTTGTACGTGCTGGATGAATACAATGCCCTGTGGCAGCAACGCCTGCCGCTGCACGACGAAGCTCACTTGCTGTTGCCGCTGCAGCGTTTTCTGCGCTCGGTGGTGATGCGCCGTGATGCCCGGCTACCGCTGGACACCCAGCGCGCGGCTTCACTGGACATCCACTACGCGCAACTGTTGCCTTCCGGGCCAGGCAAGGCGCGCAGCATCGAGCCGCGCCAGGCGCCGGCCGAGGGTAGCGACCAGCCTTACTATGAGGTGCAGGCGATCATCCAGGCCGGGGTGGCAGGCGCGGCGCACGTGACGCTGTATTGCGACCAGCAGGAGTTTTCCGAACTGGAGCATGGTGAGCAGTTGTATGCGGTGGTGGCCCGGCAGATCATCGGGCAGCGACGTGGTGCAGGGCAGTACCGCTGTTACATCACGGACCTGGATTTGTCCGAGTTGCTGGATGACCAGCTGGGGTCGACGCAGCTGTACCTGCGCTACAAGCGGGAGCTGGAGCAGGCTTTGAACGAGGGGTTGGAGCAGGTTTTGGCGCAAGAGGCTTGA